TATACATAATGTCGAGGACTTGCGACTGATTCCCCATGTTGCCAAAGCGGTCAAAAAAATTAACGATAGTGGCTTTTTTTGTTGTCTAGTATCCAATCAATCTGGCCCTGCTAGAAACTATTATCCCGATAGCCACGTAAAAGCATTACACCAAAGATTAGAATATTTATTGTGGCAAGAAGCCCAGGCAAAATTGGATGCGCTTTATTACTGCCCTTATCTTAGCCCCAATGCAGGGGGAATTAACCCTCATTTTACCCATTGGGGTACATGGCGCAAACCCAATACAGGGATGTTGGTGGCGGCGGCATGGGAACATGATTTAGACCTAAAAGGTAGCTTTATGGTGGGGGATAAAGCCACGGATATAGACTTAGCCCATAATGCAGGTTTGACGGGTATTCTCGTTACCACAGGTTATGGTACAAAGGTTGTGGAAGGAGAATATCAACATAAAACCAAACCTGATTATATTGCCTCGGATTTGAGCGAGGCGGTAGATTGGATTTTGCAACGTCAGGCATCGCCATAATCACCAACGACTGGCAATGGGCATCTTCCACCCAGTACCAAAAGCCCGATCAGTAATTTTGAGTACGGGGGGAGCTTGTTTGCGTTTAAATTCAGCCCTTACCACTAATCTTAATACTTGTTTGACAATTTCTGCATCGTAGCCTGAATCGATAATTTCTTGCTCGGATTGATGAAAATTTATGTAACGTTCGAGAATATCATCAAGGATGGGATAGGGCGGCAAGGAATCCTCGTCTTTTTGTCCGGGTTTTAATTCCGCACTGGGGGGCTTGATGAGGATATGATTGGGAATAATCTCTTGTTCATTGTTTAGCCAACGACAAAGGGCGAAAACTTTGGTTTTGGGAATGTCGGCAATGACGGCTAATCCTCCATTCATGTCTCCGTAAAGGGTACAGTATCCTACCGCCATTTCTGATTTATTGCCAGTGGAAAGAAGAAGATAGCCAAATTTGTTGGCTAGGGCCATTAAAAGGGTACCTCGGATGCGAGATTGCAGATTTTCTTGGGCGATACCAAAGGTGTCATCCCCAAAAATTGGTTCGAGGGAGGAGTCAAAACTATTCATCATCGGTTCGATGAGAATTTTTTGGGTTTCAATGGCAAGGTTATGGGCGAGGTTTTGAGCGTCGATGAGGGAACTTTCTGAGCTATAGGGGGAGGGCATTAATATTCCTAAGACATTTTCACTACCGAGGGCATCAACGGCGATTTTTGCCACTAGGGCGGAATCGATGCCACCGCTTAAACCAAGGATGGCTTTTTGGAAACCACATTTTCTGGCATAGTCTTTGACTCCGAGGATAAGGGCTTGATATATTTCTTCTTCTTCGGTGGGGGCAAAATCAATGTTACTTAGTAATATATCTTTTTTTTCGGGACTGTATTCGAGATAAAATAAGTCGCTTTGGCAATTTTTTCCTCTGACGGTAATTTGACATTGTTTGTTGAGGGCGAAACTGTTACCGTCAAAGATTAATTCATCGTTTCCTCCTATTTGATTGACGTAGATAATTGGTTTTTGATATTTATTGACTAGGTATTTGAGCATGGTTTCCCGTAATTGTTGTTTTCTGACAACGTAGGGGGAGGCGGAGAGGTTGACAATAAGGTCAACATTTTGTTGATGGAGGGATTCGAGGGGATTGGTACGATAATTTTTTTTACCCCAAAATAATTCGTCATTCCATAAATCTTCACAGATGGTAACCCCTATTTTGATGTTGTTTTGTTCAAATATAATAGGGCTGGTACCTCTAGCAAAATAGCGTTTTTCTTCAAAAACATCGTAGTTGGGTAGGAGTTGTTTATGGAAAATTTGTTTTATTTCTTGGTGCTGAACCAATGCCACGCTATTATGGAGGGGTTTTTCTCCTTTTTCCATGGCTTTTTTGTTGATGGTGGCTAAACCCACTAGGATGGTGATATTTTCGGGAATGGCAAGGGCGATCGCCTTTAGTTCTTGTGCCATCATAGTAATAAAATCATGGCGAAATAGTAAGTCTTTGGGGGGATAACCACAAAGAGATAATTCGGGGGTTAATAATAATTCGGCTCCTTGTTGTTGGGCTTGATGGGCCGCTTCAATGATTTTTTTTGCGTTGTTTTTTATATCACCAATCGTCGGGTTTAACTGTGCGATCGCAATTTTCATGGTTTATGGTTAATAGATAAAATATT
The sequence above is a segment of the Cyanobacterium stanieri PCC 7202 genome. Coding sequences within it:
- a CDS encoding D-alpha,beta-D-heptose 1,7-bisphosphate phosphatase (PFAM: Polynucleotide kinase 3 phosphatase~TIGRFAM: HAD-superfamily hydrolase, subfamily IIIA; D,D-heptose 1,7-bisphosphate phosphatase; histidinol-phosphate phosphatase family domain~COGs: COG0241 Histidinol phosphatase and related phosphatase~InterPro IPR006543:IPR006549~KEGG: cyc:PCC7424_2660 histidinol-phosphate phosphatase family protein~SPTR: Histidinol-phosphate phosphatase family protein;~TIGRFAM: histidinol-phosphate phosphatase family protein; hydrolase, HAD-superfamily, subfamily IIIA); its protein translation is MAKKAVFLDRDGVLNVEAGYIHNVEDLRLIPHVAKAVKKINDSGFFCCLVSNQSGPARNYYPDSHVKALHQRLEYLLWQEAQAKLDALYYCPYLSPNAGGINPHFTHWGTWRKPNTGMLVAAAWEHDLDLKGSFMVGDKATDIDLAHNAGLTGILVTTGYGTKVVEGEYQHKTKPDYIASDLSEAVDWILQRQASP
- a CDS encoding NH(3)-dependent NAD(+) synthetase (PFAM: NAD synthase; Carbon-nitrogen hydrolase~TIGRFAM: NAD+ synthetase~COGs: COG0171 NAD synthase~InterPro IPR003694:IPR003010:IPR014445~KEGG: cyc:PCC7424_0290 NAD synthetase~PFAM: Nitrilase/cyanide hydratase and apolipoprotein N-acyltransferase~SPTR: NAD+ synthetase;~TIGRFAM: NAD+ synthetase), which translates into the protein MKIAIAQLNPTIGDIKNNAKKIIEAAHQAQQQGAELLLTPELSLCGYPPKDLLFRHDFITMMAQELKAIALAIPENITILVGLATINKKAMEKGEKPLHNSVALVQHQEIKQIFHKQLLPNYDVFEEKRYFARGTSPIIFEQNNIKIGVTICEDLWNDELFWGKKNYRTNPLESLHQQNVDLIVNLSASPYVVRKQQLRETMLKYLVNKYQKPIIYVNQIGGNDELIFDGNSFALNKQCQITVRGKNCQSDLFYLEYSPEKKDILLSNIDFAPTEEEEIYQALILGVKDYARKCGFQKAILGLSGGIDSALVAKIAVDALGSENVLGILMPSPYSSESSLIDAQNLAHNLAIETQKILIEPMMNSFDSSLEPIFGDDTFGIAQENLQSRIRGTLLMALANKFGYLLLSTGNKSEMAVGYCTLYGDMNGGLAVIADIPKTKVFALCRWLNNEQEIIPNHILIKPPSAELKPGQKDEDSLPPYPILDDILERYINFHQSEQEIIDSGYDAEIVKQVLRLVVRAEFKRKQAPPVLKITDRAFGTGWKMPIASRW